From a region of the Neisseria subflava genome:
- a CDS encoding YegP family protein — MYFEIYKDAKGEYRWHLKAANHEIIAQGQGYTSKQNCQHAVDLVKSTTAATPVKEV, encoded by the coding sequence ATGTATTTTGAAATCTATAAAGACGCAAAAGGCGAATACCGTTGGCATTTGAAAGCAGCCAACCATGAAATCATCGCTCAGGGCCAAGGCTACACCAGCAAGCAAAACTGCCAGCACGCAGTCGATTTGGTGAAAAGCACTACCGCCGCTACCCCTGTAAAAGAGGTATAA
- the clpS gene encoding ATP-dependent Clp protease adapter ClpS, whose product MNHPNTDHQSDTLLSDINTQPPKRYGVFLLNDDYTTMEFVVEILTEVFMLAQEQAVAVMLLVHHEGKGLCGTYTRDIAQTKQHQVMERAKAEGHPLKCIVEEV is encoded by the coding sequence ATGAACCATCCGAATACCGACCACCAATCCGATACCCTGCTCAGCGATATCAACACACAGCCGCCGAAACGTTACGGCGTATTTTTATTGAACGACGATTACACCACCATGGAATTTGTCGTCGAAATCCTGACCGAAGTCTTTATGCTTGCACAGGAACAGGCAGTGGCCGTTATGTTGCTGGTGCACCACGAAGGCAAAGGCCTGTGTGGCACCTACACGCGCGATATTGCCCAGACCAAGCAACATCAGGTCATGGAACGTGCTAAAGCTGAAGGGCATCCGCTCAAATGTATAGTCGAAGAGGTTTAA
- a CDS encoding branched-chain amino acid ABC transporter codes for MNQNSSYQNALNQLDELIHHFRSEGEVSCAVAEREDQILIRLADLKLDLRPEDEKAIADIDRFYRRHVLSE; via the coding sequence ATGAATCAAAATTCATCTTATCAAAATGCTTTAAACCAGCTAGACGAGCTTATCCATCATTTTCGCAGCGAAGGTGAGGTCAGCTGCGCCGTTGCCGAGCGTGAAGACCAAATCTTGATCCGCCTTGCCGATTTGAAACTGGATTTGCGCCCTGAAGATGAAAAAGCCATTGCCGATATAGACCGCTTTTACCGCCGCCATGTTTTAAGCGAATAA
- the clpA gene encoding ATP-dependent Clp protease ATP-binding subunit ClpA — translation MLSPELEHILQLLYREARNARYEFISLEHLLLVLIEEDAAVPNVLKLCGADLKVLSEQLAASVAENTPQIPDHLLDTVETQPTLGFQRVIQRAMVHTQSAGKAAVEPLDILVAMMSESESHAVYFLKLQSITRFEVLRCIAHGSPDDEDSNDSDGLGREGEEAEQKTGSLSDYTVNLNAEVKAGRIDPLIGRKHEMERLVQILCRRRKNNPLLVGEAGVGKTALAEGLAHQIVNGDIPDALKDAEVYALDMGSLLAGTKYRGDFEARVKSVLKQLEKIPYAILFIDEIHTIIGAGSTSGGTMDASNLLKPALAKGSLRCIGATTYDEYRTIFDKDHALSRRFQKIDVVEPTVAETVQILRGLKPMFEDFHQVRYTQGALEAAAELSARYINERFLPDKAIDVMDEAGAAQRILPKSKQKKVIGKAQIETVIAKVARIPEKTVSHDDKQVLQFLGRDLKNMVYGQENAIDALVAAVKMSRSGLALPDKPIGSFLFSGPTGVGKTEVAKQLAYSMGVPLQRFDMSEYMERHAVSRLIGAPPGYVGFEQGGLLTEAVNKQPHCVLLLDEIEKAHPDIFNVLLQVMDAGKLTDNNGKSADFRNVILIMTTNAGAESLSRPSLGFTAKRERGDEMQAINKLFTPEFRNRLDAIIPFAPLSEPFIVKVVNKFLLQLEHQLLDKKVEAEFTPALRNYLAEKGFDPQMGARPMNRLIQEKIRKPLADELLFGKLAEGGFVLIDWDAAKEEAVLKFKKNKAKPEAAAV, via the coding sequence ATGCTTTCACCCGAATTGGAACACATCCTGCAACTGCTCTACCGTGAAGCACGCAATGCCCGTTATGAGTTTATCAGCTTGGAACACCTGCTTTTGGTGTTGATAGAAGAAGATGCGGCTGTGCCGAACGTCTTGAAACTGTGTGGTGCGGATTTGAAAGTCCTGTCCGAGCAGCTTGCCGCCAGCGTTGCTGAAAACACGCCGCAAATTCCCGATCATCTTTTGGATACGGTCGAAACCCAGCCGACATTGGGCTTCCAACGCGTCATCCAACGGGCGATGGTGCATACCCAGTCTGCCGGCAAAGCCGCAGTAGAGCCTTTGGATATTTTGGTTGCCATGATGAGCGAATCTGAAAGCCATGCCGTTTATTTCCTCAAATTGCAATCCATTACGCGCTTCGAAGTCTTGCGTTGCATTGCCCATGGTTCGCCCGATGACGAGGATAGCAATGATTCAGACGGCCTGGGACGCGAGGGCGAAGAAGCGGAACAAAAAACCGGCTCCCTTTCCGACTACACCGTCAACCTCAACGCCGAAGTCAAAGCCGGCCGTATCGACCCTTTGATTGGTCGCAAACACGAAATGGAAAGGCTGGTGCAAATCCTGTGCCGCCGCCGCAAAAACAATCCGCTTTTGGTCGGCGAAGCTGGCGTAGGCAAAACCGCGCTGGCGGAAGGTTTAGCACACCAAATCGTCAACGGCGACATTCCCGACGCGCTGAAAGATGCCGAAGTGTACGCGCTGGATATGGGTTCGCTTTTGGCGGGCACGAAATACCGCGGCGACTTTGAAGCGCGGGTCAAATCCGTCTTGAAACAGCTCGAAAAAATCCCGTACGCCATTTTATTCATCGACGAAATCCATACCATCATCGGCGCAGGCAGCACCAGCGGTGGCACGATGGACGCATCCAACCTGCTCAAACCCGCATTGGCGAAAGGTTCATTGCGCTGTATCGGCGCAACCACTTACGACGAATACCGCACCATTTTCGACAAAGACCACGCCTTAAGCCGCCGTTTCCAAAAAATTGACGTGGTCGAACCCACCGTTGCCGAGACCGTGCAAATCCTGCGCGGCTTGAAACCGATGTTTGAAGATTTCCACCAAGTCCGCTATACGCAAGGCGCACTCGAAGCCGCCGCCGAACTCTCCGCCCGCTACATCAACGAACGTTTCCTGCCCGACAAAGCCATCGACGTGATGGATGAAGCAGGCGCGGCGCAACGGATTCTGCCCAAATCCAAACAGAAAAAAGTCATCGGCAAAGCGCAAATCGAAACCGTCATCGCCAAAGTCGCGCGGATTCCCGAAAAAACCGTGTCGCACGACGACAAACAAGTGTTGCAATTCCTCGGCCGTGATTTGAAAAACATGGTTTACGGTCAGGAAAATGCCATTGATGCGCTGGTTGCCGCCGTCAAAATGTCGCGTTCCGGCCTCGCCCTGCCCGACAAACCGATAGGCAGTTTCCTCTTCTCCGGCCCGACCGGCGTCGGCAAAACCGAAGTCGCCAAACAGCTTGCCTACTCGATGGGCGTACCGCTGCAACGCTTTGATATGTCCGAATACATGGAACGCCATGCTGTATCGCGCCTCATCGGTGCGCCGCCGGGCTACGTCGGCTTTGAACAAGGCGGCCTTTTGACCGAAGCCGTCAACAAGCAGCCGCATTGTGTGTTGCTCTTGGACGAAATCGAAAAAGCCCACCCCGACATTTTCAACGTCCTCCTGCAAGTCATGGACGCAGGCAAACTGACCGACAACAACGGCAAGAGTGCCGACTTCCGCAACGTCATCCTGATTATGACCACCAACGCAGGTGCGGAGAGTCTCAGCCGACCCAGCCTCGGCTTTACCGCCAAACGCGAACGTGGCGATGAAATGCAAGCAATCAACAAGCTCTTCACGCCCGAGTTCCGCAACCGCTTGGACGCGATTATCCCGTTTGCACCCTTGTCCGAACCCTTCATCGTAAAAGTTGTGAACAAATTCCTGCTTCAGCTCGAACACCAGCTCCTCGACAAAAAAGTCGAAGCCGAATTCACGCCGGCATTGCGCAACTATCTGGCGGAAAAAGGTTTCGACCCGCAAATGGGCGCACGCCCGATGAACCGCCTGATTCAGGAAAAAATCCGCAAACCGCTCGCCGACGAACTCCTGTTCGGTAAACTCGCCGAAGGTGGCTTCGTGCTGATAGACTGGGATGCGGCAAAAGAAGAAGCCGTGTTGAAATTCAAGAAAAACAAAGCCAAACCTGAAGCAGCAGCGGTTTGA
- the smpB gene encoding SsrA-binding protein SmpB codes for MSIANNKKAFHDFFIEDQIEAGIVLEGWEVKAIRAARVQLKESYIYWKKDAFYLVGCHITALPTASTHVKPDPVRPRKLLLKQSEINKLIGKTERAGYTIVPLNLHYTRGRIKVEIGLAKGKKQHDKRQSLKEADWKREKQRLMKNVR; via the coding sequence ATGAGTATTGCCAATAATAAAAAAGCCTTTCACGATTTCTTTATCGAAGACCAAATCGAAGCCGGTATAGTATTGGAAGGATGGGAAGTCAAAGCCATCCGCGCTGCACGCGTGCAATTAAAAGAAAGCTATATCTACTGGAAAAAAGACGCATTTTATCTGGTGGGCTGTCACATTACCGCATTGCCCACTGCCTCGACACACGTCAAACCCGATCCTGTCCGTCCGCGTAAGTTGTTGTTGAAACAATCGGAAATCAACAAGTTAATCGGTAAAACCGAACGCGCCGGTTATACGATTGTGCCCTTAAACCTGCATTACACACGTGGTAGAATCAAAGTGGAAATCGGTTTGGCCAAGGGTAAGAAACAGCATGACAAACGCCAAAGCCTGAAAGAAGCGGATTGGAAGCGTGAGAAACAGCGTTTGATGAAAAACGTACGTTGA
- a CDS encoding cold-shock protein, with the protein MATGIVKWFNDAKGFGFITPDQGGEDLFAHFSAINMDGFKTLKEGQRVSFDVTTGPKGKQAANIQAA; encoded by the coding sequence ATGGCAACCGGTATCGTAAAATGGTTTAACGACGCTAAAGGTTTTGGTTTTATCACTCCTGATCAAGGTGGCGAAGATTTGTTCGCTCACTTCTCAGCGATCAACATGGATGGTTTCAAAACCCTGAAAGAAGGTCAACGCGTATCTTTCGACGTAACCACCGGCCCTAAAGGCAAACAAGCTGCTAACATTCAAGCTGCTTAA